ACTGCGCCGACGCCCTGAACAAGGAGGTCATCGTCGAGGACTCCGGCCTGTTCATCGACGCCCTCAAGGGCTTTCCCGGGCCCTATTCGGCGTTCGTGCAGAAGACGCTGGGCAACAAAGGCATTCTCAAGCTAATGGAAGGCGTCGAGGGCCGGCGCGCCGAGTTCCGCTCCGTCGTGGGATACTGTGCTCCCGGGCAGGAGCCGGTAACGTTCACGGGAATCTGGTGGGGCGACATCTTAACCGAGGAGACCGGCAGGAACGGGTTCGGCTACGATCCCATCTTCTCCTATCGCAAGTACCCAGTGGGCGAGATGACCGTGGAGCAGAAGAACGAGGTCAGCCACCGCCGGCGGTCGATGATCCAGTTCCGGGACTGGTACCTGAGCAAAATCAAGTAAAAGTTCACCACGGGGCGCACGGAGGCGCCACTGAGGACACGGTTAATTATTCACCACGGCGACACGGCGAACACGGCGCTCTTTAATATTCGGCACGGCGGACGCACGGCGACACGGCTTCCTGATAATATAATTAAGTAAGGGGTCTCCGAGGGGTAATCAAGAGCGCTCCGCGCGGCGTCAGCCCCCTTCAGGAAATAAAAGTCCTCCGTGCCCTCCGTGGTGAATATTAAAGAGCGCCGTGCCCTCCGTGCCCTCTGTGGTGAATATTAAACCGTGTCCTCCGTGGTGCCTCCGTGCGCCCCGTGGTCATTTCTCGCCGATGGCGATGTCCTGATCGCCTTTGGTGCGCTCCAGGAACGCCATGGAGATGCGCGTCTTGATCACGTTCCTATCGGCGATGGAGGTGGACGAAGTAGCCGGCGAAGCCTGGCCATGTACTTTTGCAGGGCCAGCGAGAGGGCGATGGCCAGGACGGAGACGTAGATGCTCAGCGACGAATTAAAGAAGGGTATGACGACGATGGCCAGTATGGCGGCCACTATGATGATCGACGCGACCGTATAGCGAAGCTTTGAGCTAAACGTCAATTGCCACCCATCCCTTAGTCCTACTTACGCTAAGGCGGGATAAATCCTTATTCGTGCCCTAAAGAAAAACGAGCTTATTTCGGCGATATGGCCAGCCTGACGTCTAATGCCAGACAGCCCCGGCCCTTCTCGTAGACCTTGACCGGGTTGATATCCATCTCCAGGATGTCCGGGAAGTCGGTGACAAGCTGCGAGAGGCGCTCTAAGAACTCCGCCAGCTTTTCAATGTCGGAGGGCTTCTCGCCCCTCGTGCCTTCGAGCATCTGGTGAGTCTTGATGCCGTAGATCATCCCGTACGCGTCCCTCTCGTTGAGGGGTGCTACCCGGAACTGCACGTCCTTGAGGACTTCCACGTAGATGCCGCCGAGGCCGAACATGATCAGCGGGCCGAACTGGGGGTCCCGGTTCATGCCTAAAATTACTTCCTTGCCGCCGGTGGCCATCTGCTGGATTAAAACGCCGCTGATGCGGCACCGGGGCGCCGCCAGGGTCACGTCCTTCATCATTCTGTTATAGGCGTTCTCCAGCTCCTCGTCGCTGCCGATGCCCACTTTTACGCCGCCAACGTCCGACTTGTGGATAATGTCGGGGGAGACTATCTTCATCACGATGGGGTAGCCCATCTCGCGGGCCGCCTGCATGGCGTCGCCCACGCTCGAGGCGATCCGGTACTTGAGCGTCGGTATCCCGTAGGCCTCCAGGACCGGTAAAGCCTCCAGGCCCAGAACGGTGATGCCCATGCTGCGGGAATGGTCGATGATGCCCCGGACCTTTTCCATGTCGACGTCGAAGCGCTTCGGCGGGACGTAGACGCGCTGGCTGATCTTCTGGTACTTCGACATCATCCGCATGGTGAACGCCGCCCTGGCGGGGTCGTCATAGTTGTAAAGGCCGTGCTGCTTCAGGACCTGCACGCCTTCGTCCATGACGAGGCCGCCCACGAAGCAGGGCAGGATGGGCTTGTCCGTCTTCTTCTTTATTTCGCCGATGACATCCGCGATGGCGACGGGGTCGGTCATGGCCTGTGGCGTGGCGAGGACCAGGATGCCGTCCACGCCTTCGTCCCTGACCACGGTCTCCAGGGCGAAGTGGTACAGGTGGGCGCTGGCGTCGCCCAGCACGTCGACGGGATTGTAGAAGCTCGCCGCCGCCGGCAGGGTCGTCTTGAGCGTGTCCACCGTTTCCTTTGATAAAGTAGCCAGGCGCAGGCCGTAGCGCTCGCAGGAGTCCGTCGCCAGGATGCCCGGCCCTCCGGCGTTGGTTATTATGGCGACGCGGTCGCCCCGGGGCACGGGCTGGCAGGAGAAGCCGCCCGCCATGTCGAAGAACTCGAACATCGTGTCCGCCCGGATCACTCCGGACTGCATGAACGCCGAATCGTAGGCGGCGTCCGAGCCGGCGAGGCTGCCCGTGTGTGAGGACACGGCGCGGGCGCCGGCGCTGGTCCTGCCGCTCTTGACCACGATGACAGGCTTGGCCTTCGATACGTCCCTGGCCGCCTGGATGAAGCGCCGGCCGTCGGTGATCCCCTCCAGATAGGCGAGGATCACCCGCGTGTTATCGTCATTCTTCCAGGCCTCCATGAAGTCGATCTCGTTCAGGTCAGACTTATTCCCGAGGCTCGCGAAGTAGTCGAAGCCGACGCCAGTGGCGTCAGACCAGTCCAGGATGGCGGTGCCCAGGGCACCGGACTGGGTGATGATGGATACGTTGCCCGCCGGGGGCATCTTCTTGGCGAAGGAGGCGTTGCACTTCGTGTGCGTGTTCAGGATGCCCAGGCAGTTCGGGCCCACGATGCGCATGCTATAGGAGCGCGCGATGTCCTTGACCTCGTTCTCGAGCCGGGCGCCCTCGACGCCTACCTCCTTGAAGCCGGCAGAAATGATGACCAGGTACTTGATGCCCTTCTCGCCGCATTCCCGCACGGCCTGGGGCACGAGCTTGGAGGGTATGACGATGACCGCCAGGTCGATGGGGCCGGGCACGTCGAGCACGGTCTTGTAGCACTTGAGCCCTTCGATCTCGTCGGAATTCGGGTTAATAGGATATATTTTTCCTTCATAGCCGTTCAGGAGGTTGTCGAGCACCGCCCTGCCCACTTTCCCCTTGACGTGCGAAGCGCCAATGATCGCAACGCTTTCCGGGTTAAACATATTCTCCAACATGTAGCTCCATACCTGAAAGTTGTTTACGCGTTAATATGTCATCCTTGCAACATTACCGGAGGAATTTGCTAGCAGATGTTAACGCTTATAATAAATAACATTTGCTATAAACTCAATGAAAAATAATGATAAATTATAAAAAATATTATTGGGAGCCAGGAGGCTCCTTAACTGAATAGCTCGGGGTGGATGGCCCTGGCAATAGCTAGGCCGGCGTCCGGAAGCCTGGGGCCGGGGCGCTCCATGAGGTTGCCGTCCACCATGATGATGTGGCCGTTCTTGTAGGCCTTCATGTTCGCCATCCACGGCAGGCTGCCGTTCTTGAAGGCGTTGAAGCTGTCCGTGGTCGTCATGAGCCCGTCAACCGGCACAATGATGTAATCCGGGTCGGCGCTGGCGATGGCTTCGGAGCTCATCACCGCGAACTCGTTGACGTTCGCGGCCGTATTCTTCCCGCCGGCCTGCCGGATGAGGTCATCCCCGTATGTATTCGAGCCATAAACGTAGATGCTTTCCCCTGGAACATACCCGACCAGGAGCAGGACGGAGGGCTTCTGGCTATCGTTCAGGCTGGCCGCCTTCGCCGTGATGGCGGCCATCCGGTCGTCGATGTTCTTGACAATGGCCGTCGCATTGGCCTCCTTGCCGGTGACCTTGCCCATCAGCAGGATATTTTTCTCGATGTTCGTCATGTTGCTGTTCTTTAAGATGATGACAGGATACCCCATGCTGGTCAGCTTATTGACCGCATCTTCGCTGGTGATGTCCTCGGCGAAGATCACGTCGGGGCTGGCGTTCCCTATCTTCTCGTAGCTGACGCCGCTAAACCCGCTTACGTGCGTAACGTTCTTCGCCTCGGCCGGGTAGTCGTCGTAGTCCGTTCCGCCGACGAGCTTATTGCCCGCGCCGAGGGCGAACAGGATCTCGGTGTTGGCCGGCGATAGTGACACGATGCGCTCGGGCGCGTGGGAGAGCGTGATGACCCTCCCGAAGTTATCAGTGACGTTCATCGGGAATCCGGCCGTTGTAGTCGGCGCCGGGGTAGGCGACGCCTGCGGCGAGCTGGTGGTGCAGCCGCAGAGCGCGAGCACTACCGCCACGATACAGATAGAAACGATAATGGTCAGGTCCTTATATTTCACCATATTACCTCAAAATAATTTGATTTAAATCAATTTTTTTTGATTAGTATGTGCTACTCATATAAAAAATTACTCGTTAACCCTTCGTCATCCATGCATATTGCGAGGGCTTTTATAGTAAATCAAGTTTAATTTAGCGATATAAAGTAAAACGGAGTTGCTATGTCTCCCAATGGCCGTGCAAAAGTGCTCGCCGTGCTCGGCACCCAGTCGCATGCCGGGAAGAGCGTCATCGTGACCGCCCTGTGCCGGATACTGAAGAACCGGGGCTATCGCGTCGCACCCTTCAAGTCCCAGAACATGAGCCTCAACTCCTGGATCACGAAAGACAATAAGGAGATCGGCATCGCCCAGGCCGTCCAGGCCTTTGCCGCGGGCGCGGAGCCCTCGGCCGACATGAACCCCGTGCTCCTGAAGCCCAAGGGCGGGATGACGTCCCAGGTGATCGTGCTTGGCGTGCCCCTGGGAGACCGGAGCGTCGGCCAGTACTATACCACAACGGAGGAGATGATGGCCATAGCGACCGGGGCCCTGGGCCGGTTATCGAGCTCCTACGACGTCATCGTCATGGAGGGCGCCGGAGGGGCGGCGGAAATCAACTTATACGACAGGGATATCGCCAACACGAGGATGGCTAAGGCGGCCGGAGCGCCCGTAATTCTCGTCGGCGACATCGAGCGGGGCGGCGTCTTCGCGAGCCTCTACGGGACCATCGCGCTGCTCCCGGAAGAGGACAGGAAGCTCGTAAAAGGGATCATCATCAATAAGTTCCGGGGCGACCCGTCTTTACTAAGGTCGGGCATCGAGGCGCTGGAAAAAATGACCGGTGTTCCCGTGCTCGGCATCATCCCCTACGAGCGCCTGTCCATACCGTCGGAGGACTCCGTTTCCATAGAGGATAAAAGAGAAACAGGCCGGTTGCCGATCGACATCGCTGTCATCCGGTTCCCGCTCATCTCCAACTTCACGGACTTCGAGCCGCTGGAGCGCGTGGCGGGCGTCAGGTACGTTCCGCTCGGCGGCGACCTCGGGAACCCGGACATCGTCATCCTGCCTGGCACTAAAAATACCGTGAGCGACCTCAGGGACCTTTCCGGCTCGCCCATGTTCGCAAAAATAAAGGCGCTTGCCGCGGGCGGCACGCCCGTCATCGGCATTTGTGGCGGATACCAGATGCTGGGCGAGCGCGTCGTCGATAGCGGCATCGAGGGCGATAATGCGGGTACGCTGAGGGGACTGGGCCTGTTGCCAGTGGAGACCAGGTTCGACGCCTATGAGAAGACCGCGCGCCAGGTCACGAAACGGGTCACGGGCGACGGGCCGATCCTGGGCCCGCTGCAGGGCTCGACGGTCAGCGGATACGAGATCCATATGGGCCAGACGGCGTCGTGCAGCCATGTTTTCGAGGACGACGGCTGCGCGGACCCCTCGGGCCTGGTGATCGGGACGTATCTCCACGGCCTGTTCGAGAACAGGGGCCTGACGGACTCGCTATTATCGTACGCGTGCAGGAGAAAAGGCCTCGATTATTCCCCGGGTGACGAGCCCCGGGACGCATACGATGAGCTGGCGGGCATCGTCGAGCCATGCCTGGACATGAAAGCGCTCATGTCAATCATAGAGGCCGGCTGCGATTAACTATTTGAGGCCGGCCGTGATATAATGGCCTTTAGCATTTCGAGGTGCGTAAGTGAGGTACTACGTTGTGGATAAGACGCTCGTCGTCAAAGGCGACTTCGACGGCCTGAGCACGGGAATAAACGGCGGCCGGCGACGCGTCAAAGCCATCATTAACCACGAGGTCGACAAAGACTTCGGCCACGACGAGCCCGTCGCCTATATGGACGCGGTGGCCTCGAAGCTGGGCGTCGAATGCCCCTGCTTTTACTTTTTAACGGCAGTCTACATGGAAAACCTGTGCGTCGTCCGGGACCGGCAGGTGACGGCCTTCGTCACGGCAGGCGTGAGCAACCCGTGCCAGGCGCCGGGCACCATAAACGTCATTTTAGTGGTCCATGGCCATATGTCCGAGGGCGCCATGGCGAGCGCCGTGATAACGGCGACCGAAGCAAAGTCCAAAGCGCTCTTCGACATGGGCTTCGACTTCACGGGCACGACCACCGACGCCGTCGCCGTCCTGAGCGAGGAATTAAAGACCGACGTCTGCGGCCCCGTGTACTTCGAGTACTCGGGCTCCGGGACGGACATTGGCCATAGCATCTACCGGTGCGTGAAAAAGGGCGTCGTGGAGGGCATCAAGCGCCAGCACGCCCTCGTGGGCGGGAACAACAGGAGCCGCCTGTTCGTATACGCCGTCTCCGACGAAGGCCCCTATTGGATCGAGTTCCCCCGGGAGAACTGCGGAAAGGGTAAGTGCGAGTACTACCCGTGCCACTTCGAGGGCCAGGACTGCACGTGCTGTTATTGCCCGCTCTATCCCTGCGAGGACCCGGAGCTGGGCGAGTGGATAAAGAGCAGCCGGGGCTACCCGGTGTGGACCTGCAAGGACTGCACTCTTTTACATCACAAGAAGGCCGTGGACTATCTGGCTAAGCATCCGGACACAAGCACCAAAGAACTCAAGCATCTGGAATAACAATTAATATTAAAAAAGAGTTGGTGCCGCCTGGTGTAAACCTGGTGTAATTGGTGATTATAACAGTTTTTAGTGAATTTGGTGTAACCTTGGTACTACTTGTGAGCACGATGGTTTCAATCGCACGGAGCTTACACCATATGCACCAATTATTTATAATAACTCCAAGCGAATAAGCGCTTTTCTCCTAAAGCAACCCTTAAATACTTTAAACGTTGTTACACTGACTTACTGTCAGTCAATACATCGTCGTGTTATTATGCGTGTGGCCAAGGACCCCGTAGTGAGGCGAAATGAGCTCATCGATACGGCCGAGGAACTTTTCAGGGAAAACGGCTGCGAGGAAACGTCGGTGAGCGACATCGTGAAGAAGGTCGGCGTCGCCCAGGGAACCTTCTATTATTATTTCAAGTCCAAGGACGACATCCTGGACGCCGTGCTCGACCACTACCTGAAAGACCACCTCGAGCCTGCCGTCAAGGGCATCATGGCCGACGGCTCGCTGGACACGATGCAGAAGATCGATCGGATCATTAAAGAGTCGCTGAGCTTCCAGATGGGAGAGAGGAAGGTCATGGAGTTCCTGCACACAGACAAGAACATGGCATCCCGCCAGAAGTACATGCTGAAGGTCCGGGATATGTTCGTGCCGATCATCACCGACGTCCTGGAGGAGGGCATCGCATCGGGCATGTTCACGGTGCCGTACCCCCGGGAGACTGCAGAGCTACTTCTGGTCATGTTCACGTACATGCACGAATCGGCGGAGAGGTCAGCGAACGGGGACTATGGCAGGAAGGTCAAAGCCGCCGAGGACATCGTGGTAAAGGTATTAGGGCTAAAGGAAAAAGGCATAGAGCTTAACATCTGAGAGGCATCATCATGGTTTCCATCTTCAAGACGTTCGGCGAGATCATCACGAAGCACCCGTGGGCGTTCGTCGCCTTATGGATCGTGGCGCTCGTCGTATCTCTTCCTCTACTGGGCGTGTTCACGTCAAACCTGAAATACGATACGACCGGGTTCATCCCGAAGGACCTGGGCGCCATCGCGGCCCAGGACAAATACGACGAGCAGTTCCCGGGCAACTCTTCGAATCATATCCTGGTGGTCATTCAGTCGGACAACAAGACCACCGCCATGCACTTCATGGACGACCTGGACGCCGCCGTCCTTGCCGACGCGAACGTCACCAACGTCACCGGCACGTCGTCCATCTACAACATCCAGCGGGACGCGGTCGTCAACATGACGCCCGACCTGTTCCATTCATTGTACGACGCCATGGACAACACCAGCGACGGGAACAAGAAACTATACAACGCCACGGACGAAGTCCGCAACAGCAGTAACGGACTGTACTGGCTGTGGGATAACGTCACTAAGACCAACGACCAGTTCTACAAGGCCCGCAAGCAGATCGTCGACTCCAGCGCCCGGTTGTACTCCGCCCGGGACCAGATCGTCGCGGCCCACGATGGCCTGTACCAGATCAAAGGCGCCGCGGACATGATCCTCGGAGTCCCGATGAGCTTTGTGCAGGCCTATAATGGGACAGACTCGTCGCTCGATGACGCAAACCGCAGCCTGGTCGCGTATCAGGCGGTAAAAAGTTCTCTATCCGGCCCGGCCTCTAACTACCTCGATGCATTTTATCACGCCTGGACCACCGGCTCAGGAGAGCCGATGACGCGAGCGCAGAACTCCATACGCTCAACTGATGTGTCCGGCTTCATCGGCGCCATGCCCGAAAGTCAGAGGCCGATGATGCTGAATATAGTGAATAATTTTCCACTCTCGAACTATCCCGGCGGCGAGAGGGACTTTTGCGTGAACACCGTGGCCGGCATGCAGGGCATCACCGACTCGTCCCTGAAGCAGCAGCTCTATGCCGCCTATGACCTGGGGGCGTCGCCGTCCTCCACGGCCATAGATAACCTGGTGATCAGCATGGCGGCGAGTCAGGGGGGCGTTGATAAAGGCTCCATCGAGGATATCTATTACCTGGGCAGGAACCCGTCAGATGGCACCATCGGCAACTACGTGGTGAACAAGGCGGTCGAAAGCCTGAGGGACTCGGCCGACGGCAGGAACATGAGCGCGTCGGACCTGCAGAACGCGACCGACATGCTTCACGACGCCTGGAACCTCGGGCCCTCGGCTACAGAGCAGAACTTCGACAACTACGTCCTGAGCAAGGCCGAGAAGGGCCTGAACTCCACTGAAAGGCAGACGGTGGAGGAGATCTGGGGCTGGGGCAGAAATCCGAATGATTCCGTTATCAGCTCATACGTGCTCAGGGAAGCCGGCAAGGACCTGAACGCCTCGGAGAACCGGACGCTGGCCGAAATATACGCCCTCGGCCGGAACGCGAGCAACGACACCATAAAGAATTACGTCATCGGCAAGGCCCTGGACGAGCTGAACCTCACGTCTAACACCACCTACTTCATGGCCCTCCTGAGCCTGGACAGGAACCTGACCGATGACCAGCTCAAGGACTTCGCCCGGAGCTGGGAAGCGTCCCATGGCTATGATGACCCGAAGATACTGCCGGACTCGGTGGTCAGCGGCCTGGCCGCCGGTAAGGTCACGCTGTACATCGTCACCACCAGCGACCTCGAGTCGTCCACGGGCGCCAGCGACTCCGTCAAGGCCATCCAGGACCACGTGGCCGGCCTCGCCAAAGACGAGCGCTATTCGGGCGTCAGGGCCTACGTCACCGGCTCCACGGCGATATCCATGGACACCAAGGCGTCCGCCATGGACGATGTCAACAACATCGACAAGGTGACCATCGTGCTCGTCCTGATAATCCTGGCCATCTACTTCCGCTCGTTCCTCACGCCGTTCATCCCGCTGCTCATCACCGGCATCGGGGTCGTCGTGGCGTTCGGCTTCATGGGCATCGTGACCACCCAGATCGATGTGTTCTACCTGGTCATGACCTTCATGGTGGTGATCATGCTGGGGGCGGGCACGGACTACTGCGTGTTCATCCTCTCCCGCTACGCGGAGGAGCGCTCGAAGGGCGCGGAAATAAAGGCCTCGGTCATCTCGTCCATGGAAAATGCCGGCAAGAGCATCGCCTCCAGCGGCACGACGGCCATGATCGGCTTCAGCTCGCTCATGCTCATCGACAACGGCATATTCCGGTCCATTGGCATCGGCACCGCGAGCGCCGTGCTCTTCTGCATGCTCGTGGCGCTGACGCTGGTGCCCGCCGTCCTGACGATCGCCGGAGACCGGCTCTTCTGGCCCAAGAAGCTTTACATGTCCGGCCCGGGCAAGCTCGGCAAGGCCTGGCGGGC
The Methanocella sp. genome window above contains:
- a CDS encoding XTP/dITP diphosphatase — translated: MLRPIICFVTTNAGKLREAKDLFKEHFEVEQVDTTYPELQEDDLSKIAAYGARYCADALNKEVIVEDSGLFIDALKGFPGPYSAFVQKTLGNKGILKLMEGVEGRRAEFRSVVGYCAPGQEPVTFTGIWWGDILTEETGRNGFGYDPIFSYRKYPVGEMTVEQKNEVSHRRRSMIQFRDWYLSKIK
- the acs gene encoding acetate--CoA ligase alpha subunit codes for the protein MLENMFNPESVAIIGASHVKGKVGRAVLDNLLNGYEGKIYPINPNSDEIEGLKCYKTVLDVPGPIDLAVIVIPSKLVPQAVRECGEKGIKYLVIISAGFKEVGVEGARLENEVKDIARSYSMRIVGPNCLGILNTHTKCNASFAKKMPPAGNVSIITQSGALGTAILDWSDATGVGFDYFASLGNKSDLNEIDFMEAWKNDDNTRVILAYLEGITDGRRFIQAARDVSKAKPVIVVKSGRTSAGARAVSSHTGSLAGSDAAYDSAFMQSGVIRADTMFEFFDMAGGFSCQPVPRGDRVAIITNAGGPGILATDSCERYGLRLATLSKETVDTLKTTLPAAASFYNPVDVLGDASAHLYHFALETVVRDEGVDGILVLATPQAMTDPVAIADVIGEIKKKTDKPILPCFVGGLVMDEGVQVLKQHGLYNYDDPARAAFTMRMMSKYQKISQRVYVPPKRFDVDMEKVRGIIDHSRSMGITVLGLEALPVLEAYGIPTLKYRIASSVGDAMQAAREMGYPIVMKIVSPDIIHKSDVGGVKVGIGSDEELENAYNRMMKDVTLAAPRCRISGVLIQQMATGGKEVILGMNRDPQFGPLIMFGLGGIYVEVLKDVQFRVAPLNERDAYGMIYGIKTHQMLEGTRGEKPSDIEKLAEFLERLSQLVTDFPDILEMDINPVKVYEKGRGCLALDVRLAISPK
- a CDS encoding ABC transporter substrate-binding protein codes for the protein MVKYKDLTIIVSICIVAVVLALCGCTTSSPQASPTPAPTTTAGFPMNVTDNFGRVITLSHAPERIVSLSPANTEILFALGAGNKLVGGTDYDDYPAEAKNVTHVSGFSGVSYEKIGNASPDVIFAEDITSEDAVNKLTSMGYPVIILKNSNMTNIEKNILLMGKVTGKEANATAIVKNIDDRMAAITAKAASLNDSQKPSVLLLVGYVPGESIYVYGSNTYGDDLIRQAGGKNTAANVNEFAVMSSEAIASADPDYIIVPVDGLMTTTDSFNAFKNGSLPWMANMKAYKNGHIIMVDGNLMERPGPRLPDAGLAIARAIHPELFS
- a CDS encoding cobyric acid synthase, which codes for MSPNGRAKVLAVLGTQSHAGKSVIVTALCRILKNRGYRVAPFKSQNMSLNSWITKDNKEIGIAQAVQAFAAGAEPSADMNPVLLKPKGGMTSQVIVLGVPLGDRSVGQYYTTTEEMMAIATGALGRLSSSYDVIVMEGAGGAAEINLYDRDIANTRMAKAAGAPVILVGDIERGGVFASLYGTIALLPEEDRKLVKGIIINKFRGDPSLLRSGIEALEKMTGVPVLGIIPYERLSIPSEDSVSIEDKRETGRLPIDIAVIRFPLISNFTDFEPLERVAGVRYVPLGGDLGNPDIVILPGTKNTVSDLRDLSGSPMFAKIKALAAGGTPVIGICGGYQMLGERVVDSGIEGDNAGTLRGLGLLPVETRFDAYEKTARQVTKRVTGDGPILGPLQGSTVSGYEIHMGQTASCSHVFEDDGCADPSGLVIGTYLHGLFENRGLTDSLLSYACRRKGLDYSPGDEPRDAYDELAGIVEPCLDMKALMSIIEAGCD
- a CDS encoding adenosylcobinamide amidohydrolase encodes the protein MRYYVVDKTLVVKGDFDGLSTGINGGRRRVKAIINHEVDKDFGHDEPVAYMDAVASKLGVECPCFYFLTAVYMENLCVVRDRQVTAFVTAGVSNPCQAPGTINVILVVHGHMSEGAMASAVITATEAKSKALFDMGFDFTGTTTDAVAVLSEELKTDVCGPVYFEYSGSGTDIGHSIYRCVKKGVVEGIKRQHALVGGNNRSRLFVYAVSDEGPYWIEFPRENCGKGKCEYYPCHFEGQDCTCCYCPLYPCEDPELGEWIKSSRGYPVWTCKDCTLLHHKKAVDYLAKHPDTSTKELKHLE
- a CDS encoding TetR/AcrR family transcriptional regulator, with translation MRVAKDPVVRRNELIDTAEELFRENGCEETSVSDIVKKVGVAQGTFYYYFKSKDDILDAVLDHYLKDHLEPAVKGIMADGSLDTMQKIDRIIKESLSFQMGERKVMEFLHTDKNMASRQKYMLKVRDMFVPIITDVLEEGIASGMFTVPYPRETAELLLVMFTYMHESAERSANGDYGRKVKAAEDIVVKVLGLKEKGIELNI
- a CDS encoding efflux RND transporter permease subunit; this translates as MVSIFKTFGEIITKHPWAFVALWIVALVVSLPLLGVFTSNLKYDTTGFIPKDLGAIAAQDKYDEQFPGNSSNHILVVIQSDNKTTAMHFMDDLDAAVLADANVTNVTGTSSIYNIQRDAVVNMTPDLFHSLYDAMDNTSDGNKKLYNATDEVRNSSNGLYWLWDNVTKTNDQFYKARKQIVDSSARLYSARDQIVAAHDGLYQIKGAADMILGVPMSFVQAYNGTDSSLDDANRSLVAYQAVKSSLSGPASNYLDAFYHAWTTGSGEPMTRAQNSIRSTDVSGFIGAMPESQRPMMLNIVNNFPLSNYPGGERDFCVNTVAGMQGITDSSLKQQLYAAYDLGASPSSTAIDNLVISMAASQGGVDKGSIEDIYYLGRNPSDGTIGNYVVNKAVESLRDSADGRNMSASDLQNATDMLHDAWNLGPSATEQNFDNYVLSKAEKGLNSTERQTVEEIWGWGRNPNDSVISSYVLREAGKDLNASENRTLAEIYALGRNASNDTIKNYVIGKALDELNLTSNTTYFMALLSLDRNLTDDQLKDFARSWEASHGYDDPKILPDSVVSGLAAGKVTLYIVTTSDLESSTGASDSVKAIQDHVAGLAKDERYSGVRAYVTGSTAISMDTKASAMDDVNNIDKVTIVLVLIILAIYFRSFLTPFIPLLITGIGVVVAFGFMGIVTTQIDVFYLVMTFMVVIMLGAGTDYCVFILSRYAEERSKGAEIKASVISSMENAGKSIASSGTTAMIGFSSLMLIDNGIFRSIGIGTASAVLFCMLVALTLVPAVLTIAGDRLFWPKKLYMSGPGKLGKAWRAITHKVLKHSKVIFAIALLITVPALYIYSNLQLGNDFVSMMPDSYASKMGYDLMNSEFGSGALEKGMVVATLPENLAGPDGNYSAAALGRVEALSSMLAATPGVDKVYSMTRPEGVTIEYDNLSAYKGAEKEYYQNYMDNSTGIDGRTTVIYVAFNGSPFSDQAQRSTDAMKQELKAYEAENPGTALLLGGSSVGSYEYQKMCTDKYILVIPVVLIGIFLVLLVLLRSVFTPARLIMTLLMSMFWTLAVFILVFQFWLHASVYWMLPIILFCVLMGLGVDYDIFLVTRIREEVYKGFSEEAAIENAIESSGTIITLCGLVMASAFGSMMLSSTIMLKEFGFVLCMAILLDATLMRLVIVPSIMVLLKKYNWWMPFVKDDEAKLAAVPEIQKPK